The following proteins are co-located in the Fundidesulfovibrio soli genome:
- a CDS encoding precorrin-8X methylmutase, which produces MTTRDIKAPMLPEEIERLSFSIIDSEVPEPRPFTGLEWEVARRLIHTSADFEMPALLRFSPGAVEAGVTALRAGATIVTDTFMCLKGIPRRRMDALGCRTVCFMEDPDVAQKARDAGTTRARMAVDAAAGLAGPLIFAVGNAPTALLRLMELMDEGRLAPALVVGMPVGFVNAAESKDMLIARGDAPYVALAGRKGGSALAAACVNALAEAALRR; this is translated from the coding sequence GAGACATCAAGGCCCCCATGCTTCCCGAAGAGATCGAGCGCCTGAGTTTCTCCATCATCGATTCCGAGGTTCCCGAGCCGCGCCCCTTTACGGGCCTGGAGTGGGAAGTGGCCCGCAGGCTGATCCACACCTCCGCCGACTTCGAGATGCCCGCCCTCCTGCGTTTCTCACCCGGAGCCGTGGAGGCGGGCGTGACCGCCCTGCGCGCCGGGGCCACCATTGTCACGGACACCTTCATGTGCCTCAAGGGCATCCCCCGGCGGCGCATGGACGCCCTGGGCTGCCGCACCGTCTGCTTCATGGAGGACCCGGACGTGGCCCAAAAGGCCCGCGACGCCGGGACGACCCGGGCCAGGATGGCAGTGGATGCCGCCGCCGGGCTGGCGGGGCCGCTGATCTTCGCGGTGGGCAACGCGCCCACGGCGCTGCTAAGGCTCATGGAGCTGATGGATGAGGGACGGCTTGCCCCAGCGCTGGTGGTGGGCATGCCCGTTGGCTTCGTCAACGCTGCGGAATCGAAGGATATGCTCATCGCGCGCGGCGACGCGCCTTACGTGGCCCTGGCCGGGCGCAAGGGCGGTTCGGCCCTGGCGGCGGCCTGCGTCAACGCCCTGGCCGAGGCGGCCCTCAGGCGATAA